From a single Cyclobacterium marinum DSM 745 genomic region:
- a CDS encoding DUF6686 family protein codes for MSTCKTEVIYQNQDFIFTKCVDCCRMGLMYHQVMIGFDEVNFAAFIRYLKQIDFDYYKFPCMDGIDRVIIETYHQDIQFSFSEEEFYHLKASAIEANEQLQLIEMIRKL; via the coding sequence ATGTCAACATGTAAAACTGAAGTAATCTATCAAAACCAAGATTTTATATTCACCAAATGCGTGGACTGTTGTAGAATGGGATTAATGTATCATCAAGTAATGATTGGCTTTGATGAGGTAAATTTTGCGGCCTTTATTAGGTATTTGAAACAGATAGATTTTGACTATTACAAATTTCCTTGCATGGACGGTATTGACCGAGTAATCATAGAAACTTATCATCAAGACATTCAATTTTCATTTTCAGAAGAAGAATTCTATCATTTGAAAGCTTCAGCCATAGAGGCCAATGAGCAACTTCAATTGATAGAAATGATTCGAAAGCTTTAA
- a CDS encoding DUF4374 domain-containing protein, translated as MKTNRNYLLACMVAMVISLISCETTPNEEEPPVATGENRYIIASTPMASDGVADYLLTAESLTEGTVSTLGNGVEQDGTYRYYVTHNNKFFSMLYGQGNPGAVTTYELDVNGSLVKKSDFQSETVQAFGPMNDDIVMVKISRGDEPMASWYRLDTEQLQIVDDGQWNQEEIANNGERAFFSWVTQVGDKLFAPYFSIKACCNDTFGTSYPDSAYIAVFDYPSMELNTVIKDNRTSFIGRYFLSGLEVDELGDAYAFSSSIATSNGEMTSTLPSAITRIKKGELAFDESYYFNVEELADDYYITAKTYAGNGKFIVIMREEKGAYSTGNRFGIADVYNKTFTWVSGAPTEDEIVSVTTNNYSTQNGMAYIGITTETGSWVYEFDAIAATATQGLKVEGGRITAISHLEPAE; from the coding sequence ATGAAAACCAACCGTAATTATTTATTAGCATGTATGGTCGCAATGGTCATAAGCTTAATCAGTTGTGAAACAACACCTAACGAAGAAGAACCCCCTGTTGCTACAGGAGAAAATCGATATATTATCGCCTCTACCCCAATGGCTTCAGATGGAGTTGCAGATTACTTATTGACTGCTGAAAGTCTAACCGAAGGAACAGTTAGTACCCTCGGGAATGGTGTAGAACAAGATGGAACCTACCGTTATTATGTCACCCATAATAACAAATTCTTTAGTATGCTGTATGGACAAGGAAACCCGGGAGCTGTGACCACCTATGAGCTTGATGTGAATGGGAGCCTTGTGAAAAAATCGGATTTTCAATCCGAAACGGTGCAGGCCTTTGGCCCAATGAATGACGATATTGTCATGGTAAAAATTTCAAGAGGTGACGAACCTATGGCCTCTTGGTATAGGCTAGATACCGAGCAACTTCAGATTGTTGATGATGGTCAGTGGAACCAAGAAGAAATAGCCAATAATGGAGAAAGAGCGTTCTTTTCCTGGGTTACACAAGTGGGAGACAAATTATTTGCTCCCTATTTTAGCATCAAAGCTTGCTGCAACGATACTTTCGGCACCTCTTACCCCGACAGTGCTTATATCGCAGTTTTCGATTATCCTAGCATGGAATTAAACACTGTAATTAAAGACAACAGAACCAGTTTTATCGGACGCTATTTTCTTTCCGGATTGGAGGTTGATGAACTAGGAGATGCTTATGCTTTTTCCAGCTCCATAGCTACTTCCAATGGGGAAATGACCAGCACTTTGCCCTCTGCAATCACTAGGATTAAAAAAGGGGAATTGGCCTTCGATGAATCTTACTATTTCAATGTGGAAGAATTGGCAGATGACTATTACATCACGGCAAAAACCTATGCAGGAAATGGAAAATTTATAGTGATCATGAGGGAGGAAAAAGGAGCATATTCTACCGGAAATCGCTTTGGAATCGCAGATGTTTACAACAAGACGTTTACTTGGGTTTCGGGTGCTCCGACAGAAGATGAGATCGTCAGTGTAACCACCAATAATTACTCCACTCAGAATGGAATGGCCTACATTGGGATTACTACTGAAACGGGTAGCTGGGTGTATGAATTTGATGCAATTGCTGCTACGGCTACCCAAGGTTTGAAGGTTGAAGGAGGGAGAATCACCGCCATTAGCCATTTAGAGCCTGCGGAATAA